A genome region from Thermococcus onnurineus NA1 includes the following:
- a CDS encoding ASCH domain-containing protein — protein MKRKSVQIRKFMLIDSAYKSRILRGDKVTTIRYGDYEAKPGSEIYLVITPSDTAIAKVRITRVEKKKVKELTNEDARLDGFSDVRELVRELSKIYGELYGDDEVTIIGFEVIKRFEDGIPLKWLKGLNYREPGEIARLYLENKEKVNLSRETDFILRRIYNEGLGRAVRTFGPKKVQQALLKAYHVLYGAGII, from the coding sequence GAGAAAGAGCGTGCAGATAAGGAAGTTCATGCTGATTGACAGCGCCTACAAATCAAGGATTCTCAGGGGAGACAAGGTCACAACGATAAGGTATGGGGACTACGAGGCCAAGCCTGGAAGCGAGATTTACCTAGTCATCACGCCTAGCGATACTGCCATAGCCAAGGTCAGGATAACCCGCGTCGAGAAAAAGAAAGTTAAGGAGCTCACCAACGAAGATGCTAGGCTTGACGGCTTTTCCGACGTCAGGGAACTCGTCAGAGAGCTGAGCAAAATCTACGGGGAGCTCTACGGTGACGACGAGGTTACGATAATAGGCTTTGAAGTCATCAAGCGCTTCGAGGACGGAATACCTCTCAAGTGGCTCAAGGGCCTCAATTACCGTGAACCGGGGGAGATAGCGAGACTCTACCTTGAAAATAAGGAGAAGGTCAACCTAAGCCGCGAAACTGACTTCATACTGCGCAGAATATACAACGAGGGCCTTGGAAGGGCCGTTAGAACCTTCGGGCCGAAAAAAGTTCA